The window AAATAATTTTTTCATAAATTCTTTAAAATCAATTTAGTTTCTCCTTGAATCAACTCAACATGACAACAGTCATGACCGATTAGCATTTGATGTTCAATAACATTTTTACCCTCTATCTCACCTACGAAAACTAATACTGATCCTTCTTGATTTAATTCTTTCAACTCCGCATCCGTAATTACTGGATAGAGCCCATTTTCTTGCTGAAAAGTATTTCTTGAAAATTCGAACTTTTTCCTAGAATCAAAAAATGTATAAAAGTTATCCAGTTCTACATATTCTCCATTATCATCCACTATTTCCAATTCTACTGATCTAAACTCCTCTGTACATATTCTAGATTCTAAATTACAATCTTCAAGAGAATTAGACTCCTCTTCACAAGAAAAGAATAGGAAAGCTGAAATTAAGACAAATAAGTTGTAGTAAACTTTCATTGATTTTCCATTTGTAACTTAACGATGTCTGCCTTCTAATATTTTGATCACATCCTTTAGTTTGTATCCTTTGGCTTGTAAAAGAATAAGATAATGAAATAATAAATCAGCTGATTCATTCAAGAATAATTCTTCATTATTATCTTTTGCTTCTATAACCACTTCAACAGCTTCCTCTCCGACCTTTTGTGCAACCTTATTTATACCTTTATCAAATAAACTTTTAACATATGATTTTTCATTATCTCCATTCTTTCTCCCCTCAATCACTTGTTCTAATTTATTAAGAAATCCGAATCCTTCATTCTTTTCATCCCAGCAGGTATCAGCACCAGTATGACATGTTGGTCCGTCAGGAATAGCTTTTATCAAAAAAGTATCTTGATCACAATCAAGAGAGATCTCTACAAGATTTAAATAATTTTCTGAAGATTCACCTTTAGTCCAAAGTCTTTGTTTTGATCTACTAAAAAAGGTTACTTTACCTGAAGATTGTGTTTTCGCAAGTGCTTCTTCATTCATATAGCCAAGCATCAATACTTTGCCTGTATTATCATCCTGAATAATGGCAGGTAGCAAACCATTTTCACCTTTTGAAAAATCGGGTTTTAACATATTAAATAGTATTTTATATAAGGATTAAATCCTAGTAGGAATTTTTTTATTCGATAAATAGTTTTTTAGATCTGGAATTCCAATCTCTTTAAAATGGAAAATACTGGCAGCTAATGCAGCATCAGACTTCCCTTTTGTAAAGGTATCATAAAAATGTTGCATATTTCCTGCACCACCAGAAGCAATGATAGGTACGTTTACCAAATCAGAAATTTTCGCGAGTAATTCATCTGCAAATCCTGCTTTGGTTCCATCATGATCCATTGAAGTTAGTAATATTTCTCCAGCCCCTAAATCAACTGCTTTTTTAATCCAATCTTCAGTTTTTAATTCGGTAGGTTTTGAGCCTCCATGGGTATGAACAATGTTTTCTCCATTTACATTTCTTGAATCAACAGCAACTACTATGCATTGTGATCCAAACTCATCAGCCATTTCTTTAATAATAGTTGGATTACGTACTGCTGCGGAATTGATAGAAACTTTATCGGCTCCTGCTGCAAGAAGTAATGAAACGTCTTCAACGGTACTAATCCCTCCTCCCACTGTAAAAGGAATATTGATTGCTTCTGCAACTTTCTCGACTAACTCAACAAGAGTTTTTCGTTTTTCATTTGTAGCTGTAATATCAAGAAAAACAAGTTCATCGGCACCTTCAGCTGCATAAATCTTAGCTAACTCAACTGGATCACCAGCATCTCTTAATTCAACAAAATTAACCCCTTTTACAGTTCTACCATCTTTAATGTCCAAACAAGGAATTATTCTTTTAGTCAGCATAAATTAAAATGATTTGAAATCTGATAAATTAATCCTCTTTTCATAAATAGCCTTTCCTACTATAGCACCGTATAGATTCATCTCCTTCAATATTTTGAGGTCATCTAGATTACTCACTCCTCCACTTGCAATCAATTTAATCTCAGGAAATCGTTTAATTATATTTTCATATAAATCATTAGCTGTACCTTGAAGTGCACCATCTTTTGAAACATCAGTACAAATTACATATTTCAAGCCTTTTGCTAAATAGTGATCAAGAAAATCAAAAATATGCTTATCAGAACTTTCTTGCCATCCATGAATCGCTATTTTTTCATCTTTGACATCAGCTCCTAAAATAATTTTCTCTCCACCAAACTCTTGAATCCATTCTGTAAATAAAGATTCATTTTTAACTGCTATACTGCCCCCTGTAATTTGATTTGCTCCTGCCTCAAATACGGCATTGATATCCTCAGTACTTTGGACACCACCACCAAAATCTATGGTTAGATTCGTTTGATTGGAAATTGTTTTTAAAACGTCAAGGTTGACTACCTTTTTAGCTTTGGCTCCATCTAAATCTACTAAATGTAATCTCTTTAAACCTGCTTGTTCAAATTCTTGTGCTACTTCAAGAGGATTACTATTATATTCTTTTTTTTGATTATAATCACCTTTTGTTAATCTAACACACTTTCCATCAATTATATCTATAGCGGGTATTATATGCATTGATTTATATTTCAAATAAAAAATTTCTTAAAAACTGATCTCCGGCTTCAGCACTTTTTTCGGGATGTGGCTGAATAGCATAGTAATTATCCTTTTTCAACGCATTACTGAAAGGAACCATATAATTAGTTTCAGAAATGGTTTGATCACATACTTCCGCATAGTAGGAATGCACGAAGTAAAAGTATGCAGGTGATGCAATTCCTTTAAATATTGGATCATCTGAAATACTAGCGGTATTCCAACCCATATGCGGAACTTTTAAATCCATTGGGAATTTCTTAACCTTTGCATCAAATATATTAAGACAAGCAGTATCTCCTTCTTCTGTATGGCTACATAGCAACTGCAAGCCTAAACAAATCCCTAAAAATGGATTTTTGATAGACTTAATTACCTGATCAAGTTCTCTCTCCTTTAAATATTTCATAGCCGAAGAAGCTTCCCCCTGTCCAGGAAATATAACTCTATCCGCTGAAAGTATTTCTTCAGGATTATCTGTAAGATGGCCTTCTAACCCCATTCGTTTTAAGGCAAGCATAACCGATTTAATATTTCCGGCATTGTACTTAATAACTGCTACCTTCATCTAGTCTTAAATTTTCAGAAATTATAAAATTTGACAAATATGGTTATGTATAACTCATATTTTTAAAACACAAATTTAGGCTTATCTGTATAGTAAAAAACCTTTTTTAGTTTATTAATTTGAAGTGAAATATTTTAATCTAAAAATGAGTGGATTTTAGAATTAGGTTTTCGTAAATATTCTAATAAAGAAAAAGGGCTTAAATAAGCCCAATGTATCATTGTATTAATATCTTCTTCTTTTAAGAAAATTAAACATACCACCTCTTCCTCGATTTGGTTTTATATTAAATTTCTTACCTCCGACACCAAAAACTTTATTTAAGAATTCACCTTGAATGTAAAACTCAGCTTTTACATTGAAAATCAAGTAATAATCGTTATCCTCAGGGTTCCCTCTTATTTCCCCCCTCCCTGTTGGATCTGATAATGCTAAAGCAGTTATGTCCTCAGGATTATTTAAATCAAATTGATCAAGACTTGGATAGCCTCTTCCGTTTACTCCACTTACATCATCTAAGTAATCCGTGAAAGTTATACGATTACTTACCTGAGCGGTAATATCCATAAAGTCATTTACTTTCACTCGAACTCCAGCTCCAACAGGTATCACAACTGCAAATCTTCCATAGGTATTAGGCCTTTCAGTTTGATATTGTCTTAAATACACCATTTCACCAGCTCTTGGAACAGTTCCTAGCGAATCAACAGGATCACCAGCTTGGTTTCTAACAAATTCAGGCACTTCTGCTTTAGGGGCATAAAATAAAACGCCTACACCTGCAAAAACAAAAGGATTAATCAATCTTCTTTGAGTAAATCTTGTGGCGGTAGGAAACAATGAAATTGAGGCTGTTGCAGTTAATTCCATATTATCAGAAACAAATGACAAGCCTCTGCTTCTTGTATTTAATTCAGGATCAATATCTAAGTCGTTACCAGATAATTGAAAAGCCATATAATTAATACCTGCATGCACTCTATTGGAAAATCTGTAATGAATTCCTCCGATTACATTCAATTTGGTATCAAAATACGAACCAGGATTTGTTAAATCTCCTAAACCTCTAGCATAGCCCAAACCTCCAGAAGCTAGCCATTTTCTATTTATTCTATTAGAATAAAAGGCTTGTCCGTACAGCTCAGTACCAATAAATGCTAAAATCGATATTAGGAGTATCTTTTTCATAATATTCTACCAAGAACAAATATAAATATTTTTTTAGATAATACTTTAAGTGAATACTTTAATCCTTTAATAAATAATACATGAAAATTTATTTGTTGTGTTTTCCTGTATTAATAGATACAAATTAATCTATTTTTTGTTTTTTTGAATATGTTAAAATTAGCTGCTATTGACATTGGCTCAAATGCCATCAGAATTCAACTATCAAGAGTAACAATATTTGAAGGAAACATAACTTTTAAAAGATTAGAATATGTACGTTTCCCTTTAAGACTAGGGCAAGATGTATTTACAACTGGTAAAATAAGCCCTGATTCTGAAGCTAAATTTATAAAACTTATGCAGGCCTTTAAACTTCTGATTGATTTATATGAAGTAGATGATTATATGGGTTGTGCTACCTCTGCCATGAGAGAATCAGACAATGGTAGAGAAATCATTCAAAAGGTAAATGAAAGTTTAGATTTAGAGATTGATATTATTGATGGTGATCAGGAAGCTGAAATGATTAACAAAGCCATATTTCCTTATATGGATGACAAAGCATATTTACATATAGATGTTGGTGGTGGAAGTACAGAATTCAATTTTTATCAGAATAATCAAAAGTTACTTTCTCGCTCTTTTAAAATTGGCTCCGTCAGACATCTGGAAACAAACAGTGCCCATCATATGTGGGATGAAATGAAAAAATGGATTGAACAAAAAGTAATTCAAAAATCTGTTAAAATTCAGGCCATTGGAACAGGAGGTAATATTAATAAAGTTCAAGACTTGACGGGTAAGAAGCCAGGAAAACCAATTAGCCTTAAGAAAGTAAAAGAAACCCAGGCTTATATTAAGGGCTTTAATATGGATGAGCGAATCAATAAACTACAATTTAATCCTGATCGAGCAGATGTAATTATTCCCGCATTAGATATTTACATAAACGCCATGATTTGGTCAAAGTCACAATCGATAATAGTGCCCGATAGTGGTTTAAAAGATGGTATTATGCAGCTACTTTATGAAAGAAATAAAGAAAAACTGAATTGATTATTTAGCAGCTACAGCTTCTACCTCTACTAATAACTCAGGGCGAGCTAGTTTGTAAACCCCGATAGTGGAACGGGCTACCTTATTAGGATTAATTTCATTATTAAAATATTCACCATAAGCTTTAAACCAAGCATCAAAGTCAACTTCACCTGTTGAATCTGGAGCAATATAAACTCTTAAAAAGAAAACATCTTTCATGGTATAGCCTTCCGCTTCAATAGTAGTTTTTATTCTCCTTAAAACCCCGATACTTTGCTCATAGGTATTACCATATTTAGACATATCGCCAGGCTTAGCATTTGGATTTTTGACTTCACTCACCAAACCGGATGTATAAAAAACATCTTTATTCGCAGGAAGATGTACTCCTTTTAATATACTTGATTCAGGGCGATCAACTCTTACAATTTCTTTATTTGCTTCTTGAGATTGACATGCAGCAAGAGAAAGTAATATAAAACAACCTATATATAGATTAATCTTCATTTTTCGATATTTTAAAATTTAATTGCTTAAGAATTGACAACTGCAATATAAAAATATTGTCATTATTATCAGGATTACCGAAAGCTGATATATTATCAAGATAATCAGTCTGTGGATTTATGAAACCGGTTCTAAGTTGAATACCAAATCCGTTCTCCAGGAAATAATAAGCATTAAGAGTAGTGGGTAAAATGAGTGAAAAATTAGCATACTCCTCTCCTTGCGACCTACTATCTAATTGATTTGCTAAATCGAAATTATTTTCATCGAAAACCGTAAACCTGCTAAAACCAAAACCCTGAGAAAGATAAATCGAGTAATTTGATTTCTTTATAAAATGAATACTGGGCTCTATATGAATTGATTGGTAGGTAGTTCTAGCAAAATCATTTATTTTAAATTCACTTTGATCAAAAAAACGAACTTGTCTGTTTTCAGCTTGAATCTCTCCCCCACTTATCCAAAATCCAACATTCAACCATCTGTTTTTATTAAAATGCATAAAAGCTGAGATTTGAAATCCAGGTTGAGAATACTCTGGTTCCAAATCAGTTTTAGGAATAGCAGTTCCAAAACTTAAACCTACAAATTTATTTTCTCCTTGCCCTAAGACAGAAAAAGCAAATAGAAAATTGAAGATTATCAATATCTCTATTTGCTTTCTCATAGTTATAGTATTTAAATTTTATTACTTATTCTTCTTCAATTGTGTGAAGTCATAAGTTTCTAAAAATTTAGTTGTGAATTTACCTGATTTAAAGATTTCATTGTCCATCATTTCGATATGGAAAGGTATTGTGGTTTTAACGCCTTCAATTACAAATTCTTCCAATGCTCTCTTCATTCTAACCATTACTTCCTCTCTACTTTGCCCTGATACAATTAGTTTGGCGATCATTGAATCGTAAAAAGGAGGAATTGTATAGCCTGCATACACATGGCTGTCTACTCTTACGCCATGACCACCTGGTAAATGTAAATTTGTAATTTTTCCTGGACTTGGTCTAAAATCATTTGCAGGATCTTCCGCATTAATTCTACATTCCATCGCATATAGATGAGGGAAGTAATTTTTACCTGAAATGGTTAAACCAGCAGCCACTTTAATTTGCTCTTTGATAAGATCAAAATCAGTAACTTCTTCTGTAATCGGGTGCTCAACCTGAATACGTGTATTCATTTCCATGAAATAGAAGTTATTGTGCTTATCTAATAAGAATTCGATGGTTCCTGCACCTTCATAGCCAACTGCTTCAGCACCAGCTATAGCTGCTTTACCCATTTTTTCTCTAAGCTCATCTGTCATGACAGGACAAGGAGTTTCCTCAATCAATTTCTGGTGCCTTCTCTGAATAGAACAATCTCTCTCAGATAAATGGCATGCTTTACCATTTTTATCACCCACGATTTGAACCTCAACGTGACGTGGCTCCTCTACAAATTTTTCTAAATAAAGCCCTTCATTTCCAAAAGAGGCGCCTGCTTCCTGACGCGCAGAATCCCATGCTTTTTTGAATTCATCTTCCTTATTGACAATACGCATACCTTTACCTCCACCACCTGCTGTAGCTTTAAGAATTACGGGGTATCCCATATCTTTAGCAATCTTCTTACCTTCTTCAATGGACTCAAGTATGCCTTCTGAACCTGGGATTGTTGGAACACCTGCAGCCTTCATAGTAGCTTTAGCAGTGGCCTTATCTCCCATTTTGCTGATCATATCAGGATCTGCACCAATGAATTTTATTCCGTATTCAGCACAAATTTTTGAAAACTCAGCATTTTCAGATAAGAATCCATAACCAGGGTGAATAGCATCAGCATTTGTAATTTCGGCAGCTGAAATTATATTAGGTATATTTAAATAAGAATCTTTACTAGCTGCTGGCCCTATGCATACTGCCTCGTCAGCAAATCTCACGTGTAAACTATCTTTATCAGCCAGTGAATAAACTGCCACTGTACTAATTCCCATTTCTTTGCAAGTTCTGATAATTCGCAAAGCAATTTCACCTCTATTGGCAATTAATATCTTTTTAAACACAATATTTATTTTTTAATGAAACATTATACTTCTCTTGATGAATTTTTATCAAGAAGGATCCACTAAAAATAATGGCTGATCGTATTCAACTGGAGTGGCGTTGTCTACTAAGATTTTAACAATTTTACCTGAAATATCAGATTCGATTTCATTAAAAAGCTTCATAGCTTCTACTATACATACTGTATCCCCCGCTTTAACTGAATCACCAACATTAACAAATGCAGGAGAATCAGGATTAGGTGTTCTGTAGAAAGTTCCAATCATTGGAGATTTAATAGCAACATATTTATCATCATCAGAAGCTGCCGCTTTATCGCCACCACCAGAACTTGGTGCAGGAGTTTCAACAGGAGCAGAAGCCGGTGCTGGTGCAGGAGCTGCAGCTGGTTGAGGTGCAGGTGCTGCTGCTTGAATCACTTTAGCTTCCGTATTCTTTTTAACTTTAATTTTAAATTCTTCTGTTTCAATATTTACTTCATCCAATCCGGACTTAGAAATAAAATCAATAAGGTCTTGAATCTCTTTCGCTTTCATAGCAATTGGTTTAGTTAAAAGTCAAAATTTCTTAAATAATTATTTTTTTACCCTCTCTGAATAAGAACGGGTTCTTGTATCTACTTTAATAACTTCATCTTGATCGATGAATAAAGGCACTTTTACTTCAGCTCCTGTTTCTACTGTTGCAGGTTTAGTAGCATTTGTAGCGGTATCACCTTTGATGCCTGGCTCAGTATAAGTTACTTTCATTTCAACAAATGGAGGCAACTCACAACTTAATGGCTTTTCAGTTTCTGCATGAATTAAAATATCAACTTCTTGCCCTTCTTTATACAAATCAGAGTTTTCAATGTTCTCTTCAGGAATAGAAATCTGTTCGAAAGTTTCTGTATCCATGAAGTGCATTCCTATATCATCCTTGTATAAGAATTGGTGAGGTCTTCTTTCAATTCTTGCAGTAGTTACTTTATGTCCTGAGGAAAATGTGTTATCTAAAACTTTCCCAGTTGTAAGACTTTTTAATTTAGTACGAACAAAAGCAGGCCCTTTTCCTGGCTTTACGTGTTGAAATTCTACTATTGTAAATAAGTCGTTATTATATTCAATGCAAAGACCATTTTTGAAATCTGAAGTATCTGCCATTTTAAAATAAAATTAAATTTAATGATATTAATTTGAATCGTAAGCCCATTTTATATAAACGGAGCCCCATGTAAATCCTCCTCCAAATGCCGCAAGGATAATATTATCCCCTTTTTTCATTTGTTTTTCATATTCCCATAAACATAAAGGAATAGTACCACTGGTTGTATTACCAAATTTATGAATATTGAGCATCACTTTGTCAGAATTGACCCCCATTCGGTTAGCAGTAGCATCTATAATTCTTTTGTTAGCTTGATGAGGAACTAACCAAGCTACATCTTCTGAAGTCAATTCATTTTTAGCCATAATTTCAGCAGCAACTTCTGCCATATTCGTTACAGCAAATTTAAATACTTGACTCCCTTCTTGATATACATAATGTTCTTTAGCCGCTAAGGTCTCAGCAGACGCAGGTTTCCTGCTCCCTCCTGCTTTCATGTGTAAGAACTGTTCTCCAGAACCATCTGAATGAAGTATTGAGTCTTTTATCCCAAAACCTTCTTCATTAGGCTCTAATAAAATTGCTCCGCCACCATCACCAAAAATGATACAAGTCTGTCTATCTTCATAATCAATAATGGAAGACATTTTATCAGCACCCACGACTATCACCTTTTTATACTTACCTGTTTCGATAAATTGAGATCCTGTAGCTAAAGCAAACAAAAAGCCTGAGCAAGCTGCTTGTATATCATAGCTGAAGGCATTAACTGCGCCTACATTGTTGCTAATAATATTTGCAGTAGCAGGGAAAAGCATATCTGGAGTAGTAGTAGCACAAATCAATAAGTCAATATCCTCAGCTTTTGTACCTGTTTTTTCCAATAAACCTTTAACAGCCTCAGTACCAATTACTGAAGTACCTTGGTTTTCACCTTTAAGAATTCTTCTTTCTTTAATGCCAGTACGGGAAGTAATCCACTCATCATTAGTTTCGACCATAGTCTCTAACTCTTTGTTAGTCAACACATAGTCAGGAACCCATCCATGAACTCCGGTAATAGCTGCAGTTATTTTAGTCATTTGTTGATTGTAGTTTCTTTGGCTATTGAATTGCTAATATATATAATATTGAATTGAAGCCCGACAAATTTAGGAGAAATGAATAGGTCAACAATCAATGATACCAGAAACAGGTAAGAATAATCAAATTTTAACCTCTAAGAATTATAAAACTCAACTATTCAAAAAAGTATTGCCAATAAAAAAAGCTTTGCTTGAAAGCAAAGCTTTATATTTCATCTTGACTATAATTAAGCCAATACTTCTTTTTCCATTACTACATTACCTTTGTAGTAAAGTTTACCTTCGTGCCAGAAAGCTCTGTGTGGCAAATGCGCCTCGCCTGTAGTAGGACAAATCGCCAATAATTTTGCCGTTCCTTTTTTGTGAGTCCTTCTTTTATCTCTTCTGGTTCTAGATATTTTTCTCTTAGGATGCGCCATTTTATTCTAATTTTTAATTCTTATTTCTTTTTTTTCAAATCTTTTAATGCTGCCCATCGTGGGTCAATTTCTTCTTCACTTTTTTCCTCCTCACTCGGATTATCATCAGCATTATCTATGTAAACATATTCATTATGCTCTTCATCTTCTCCTAACTCATCGGGGTGAAGCTTTTTTAATGGAATTTGCAAAGCAATAGTTTCATAAATGAAATGGCCTACATTAATCACTTGTGTGTTTTTTGTAATTACCATTACATCCTCTTCTAACTCTTTTTCCTCTTCTCCATATTTATACAGCAACTTTTTGCTGATATCTATCGGGTATTCAAATTCTTCTAAACTTCTATCGCTCACAAGATCAAGATATCCTGAAAAATCGAAAGTGAGCTCCATTAAATTATCTCTTTTATCCAATAAGAGATCAATTTTTACTTCTCCACTATCAATCAAATCCCCTTCAAACTTGCTGAAAAAGTCTTTATCAACAGAAAACTTATATTCATGCAGCTTGTTTCCAAGCTTATATACTTGAATGTCGAATTCTTTCAACTTTTCCATCCCACCTGAATTAAGAGCGCAAAGATAAAAAGATTATTTGATATTACTAAATAGCTTTAAGAATATTCTTTTCTATTCTTAATGATATCGGATGCCAAGAACAAGGCTTGTCGCATAGAAGTTTCATCCGCCTGACCTTTTCCTGTTAAGTCATAAGCTGTTCCATGGTCTGGTGAAGTACGTACAAAAGGTAAACCAGCAGTATAATTAACTCCATTTGAAAAGGCTAATGTTTTAAAAGGAATCAATCCTTGATCATGATACATAGCTAATACAGCATCAAAGTTTTTATACTGTTGATTTCCAAAAAAGCCATCAGCTGGAAAAGGACCAAAAACTAATTTCCCTTTTTCTTTCCTCTTTTCAATTAATGGTTTGATAAAGTCTTCTTCCTCATTTCCGATAACTCCACCATCGCCCGCATGTGGATTTAACCCTAATACTGCTATTTTAGGTTTTTTGATTCCGAAATCCTGCTTTAAAGATTTTTCTAAAACATCTAATTTACTGTCAATTTTTTCTGCTGTAACCTTATTTGCTACATCTTGAATAGGAATATGCCCAGTTACCACCCCTACTCTCAAATCACCATCTACTAATAACATTAAACTGTCTTTAACTTCAGATTTCTGCGCTAAATACTCTGTATGTCCCGCAAAATTAAAATTATCGGACTGAATATTATTTTTATTGATTGGAGCCGTAACAATAGCATCAACATTTCCTGCAAGAGCATCATCAACAGCTTTTTCTATGCTGATAAAAGCATATTTACCTGCTTCCTCAGTAGATTGCCCCATGGTGATATTCACAGTTTCTTCCCATAAATTGAGAACATTCAATTTCTTGTCATTTAGTTCTTCCAATTTTTTTAACTGAAAATAATTGAAATCACGAATGTTTAGAGCTTTTCTATAATAGGACAATATTTTACCTGAACCATACACCACTGGAGTCATCAATTTCAAAATTCTATTGTCTTCTAAAGCTTTAATGATCACTTCAGGAGCAATACTATTTACATCTCCAATAGTAATAGCAATTGTGGGTTTATTATTTTCTTCCATATCTTAAATCAGAACTTGAAGCTGAATTTTGAAATAATTATGATTAAATTCTGTGCAATTTAGTTTTTTTTTATCTGCTTTGAAAAATGAAGGGAGTTCGAGCGAAAAAACATCTAGGTCAACATTTCTTAAAAGACCAAAATATTGCCAACAAAATTGTGGATAGTTTAAGTGGTCATCAATCCTATAATAAATTATTAGAGATTGGTCCTGGCACGGGTGTTTTGAGTGATATTTTAATTCAACAAAATATTTATGATTTATTATTTATGGATGTTGATCAGGAATCCATTGATTATCTAAAAGTTCAACATCCTGATTATTCCGATCAATTCATTTTGGAAGATTTTTTAAGAATGGATGTATCAAAATACTTTAATGAGCCATTCGGAATAATTGGCAACTTTCCATATAATATTTCATCACAAATTTTCTTTAAAGTTTTAGAGTATAGAAATCAAATTCCTGAAGTGGTAGGAATGATTCAAAAAGAAGTGGGAGAAAGGATAGCTGCAAAAGAGGGGAATAAAACTTATGGCATATTAAGCGTATTAATTCAAGCTTTTTATGATGTTGAATATTTATTTTCAGTACCTCCTAATGTATTTAATCCGCCTCCGAAGGTAACTTCAGCAGTATTAAGATTAAAAAGAAATGAAACTGAAACTTTAGATTGTGATGAAAAGTTGTTTTTCAGGGTTGTAAAGCAAGGTTTTAATAATCGTAGGAAAACATTACGCAATGCATTAAAAAGTTTTGATTTAACAACTGAACAAAAGTCACTAGATTTACTTGATAAAAGAGCCGAACAACTCACCGTTAACGATTTTGTAGAATTAACTAATCTGCTAGCAGATGGAGAATCTTGAACAACAAGAACATATTGATCAGTTTGAACTATCGAAAGAGTATTTTGAGAAATTACAACTTGCCATAAATGGAAAGGATGAAAATTTCATAAAAAATACACTAGAAGGGACTAATCCTGCAGATATTTCAACTATCCTGCTTGAATTTAATACTGAAGAATCAAGATATGTTTTGGATGTATTGGAGAACGAAGTCAGTGCTGAAGTCATTAATGATTTAGATGAAGATGTCCGTTCTAAATATCTGAAGGAGTTCGAGACGGTTGAAATCGCAGCCATGCTTAATGAACTCGATTCTGATGATGCGGTGGATATTATTAATGAACTACCGCTTAAAGATCGAGAAGAAGTAATTGCTTCCCTTGATAATAAAGAAAAAGCAAAAAACATTCTGGACTTACTTCGCTACGAAGAAGATGTAGCGGGTGGTTTGATGGCTAAAGAATTGATTAAAGCCAACGTGAATTGGTCAATTAATCAGTGTATAGATGAAATCAGAAGACAAGCAGAAAATGTTGAAAAAATTTATTCTGTTTATGTAGTAGATGATCAAAACATATTATTAGGTAGAGTTTCTTTGAAAAAAATTATACTTGCCGATGATCATTTGAAAGTAAAGGATCTGTATGATGATGATGTGATTTCAGTAGAAACCTATATGGACGAGGTAGATGTGGCTGAAGTAATGCGTAAATACGATTTAGATGCCGTGCCGGTAGTAAATGTGCAGGGAAAATTGATGGGCCGCATTACGATTGATGATATCGTAGATGTTATTACAGAATTGGCGGAGGAAGAAAGACAAATGATGGCCGGTATTTCTGAAGATGTAGAGGAAGATGATAGCATCTGGATGCTAACACGCGCTCGATTGCCTTGGCTAATCATAGGTATGTTTGGGGGATTATTAGGCGCTCAGTTTATTGGTGTATTTGAAGAGGATATTTTGTTGGTTCCCGCAATGGCT is drawn from Marivirga arenosa and contains these coding sequences:
- the hisIE gene encoding bifunctional phosphoribosyl-AMP cyclohydrolase/phosphoribosyl-ATP diphosphatase HisIE encodes the protein MLKPDFSKGENGLLPAIIQDDNTGKVLMLGYMNEEALAKTQSSGKVTFFSRSKQRLWTKGESSENYLNLVEISLDCDQDTFLIKAIPDGPTCHTGADTCWDEKNEGFGFLNKLEQVIEGRKNGDNEKSYVKSLFDKGINKVAQKVGEEAVEVVIEAKDNNEELFLNESADLLFHYLILLQAKGYKLKDVIKILEGRHR
- the hisF gene encoding imidazole glycerol phosphate synthase subunit HisF, with the translated sequence MLTKRIIPCLDIKDGRTVKGVNFVELRDAGDPVELAKIYAAEGADELVFLDITATNEKRKTLVELVEKVAEAINIPFTVGGGISTVEDVSLLLAAGADKVSINSAAVRNPTIIKEMADEFGSQCIVVAVDSRNVNGENIVHTHGGSKPTELKTEDWIKKAVDLGAGEILLTSMDHDGTKAGFADELLAKISDLVNVPIIASGGAGNMQHFYDTFTKGKSDAALAASIFHFKEIGIPDLKNYLSNKKIPTRI
- the hisA gene encoding 1-(5-phosphoribosyl)-5-[(5-phosphoribosylamino)methylideneamino]imidazole-4-carboxamide isomerase encodes the protein MHIIPAIDIIDGKCVRLTKGDYNQKKEYNSNPLEVAQEFEQAGLKRLHLVDLDGAKAKKVVNLDVLKTISNQTNLTIDFGGGVQSTEDINAVFEAGANQITGGSIAVKNESLFTEWIQEFGGEKIILGADVKDEKIAIHGWQESSDKHIFDFLDHYLAKGLKYVICTDVSKDGALQGTANDLYENIIKRFPEIKLIASGGVSNLDDLKILKEMNLYGAIVGKAIYEKRINLSDFKSF
- the hisH gene encoding imidazole glycerol phosphate synthase subunit HisH; amino-acid sequence: MKVAVIKYNAGNIKSVMLALKRMGLEGHLTDNPEEILSADRVIFPGQGEASSAMKYLKERELDQVIKSIKNPFLGICLGLQLLCSHTEEGDTACLNIFDAKVKKFPMDLKVPHMGWNTASISDDPIFKGIASPAYFYFVHSYYAEVCDQTISETNYMVPFSNALKKDNYYAIQPHPEKSAEAGDQFLRNFLFEI
- a CDS encoding Ppx/GppA phosphatase family protein, translating into MLKLAAIDIGSNAIRIQLSRVTIFEGNITFKRLEYVRFPLRLGQDVFTTGKISPDSEAKFIKLMQAFKLLIDLYEVDDYMGCATSAMRESDNGREIIQKVNESLDLEIDIIDGDQEAEMINKAIFPYMDDKAYLHIDVGGGSTEFNFYQNNQKLLSRSFKIGSVRHLETNSAHHMWDEMKKWIEQKVIQKSVKIQAIGTGGNINKVQDLTGKKPGKPISLKKVKETQAYIKGFNMDERINKLQFNPDRADVIIPALDIYINAMIWSKSQSIIVPDSGLKDGIMQLLYERNKEKLN
- a CDS encoding RidA family protein — encoded protein: MKINLYIGCFILLSLAACQSQEANKEIVRVDRPESSILKGVHLPANKDVFYTSGLVSEVKNPNAKPGDMSKYGNTYEQSIGVLRRIKTTIEAEGYTMKDVFFLRVYIAPDSTGEVDFDAWFKAYGEYFNNEINPNKVARSTIGVYKLARPELLVEVEAVAAK